A stretch of Fluviicola sp. DNA encodes these proteins:
- a CDS encoding tetratricopeptide repeat protein, with translation MKKQSIKGLAFIAVTGSLVSSCDLLKDLDYTVTPSPLEMHADSVRVKVDIKFPEKGIKKKAYAEITPKLAGTPLKTVTVQGEKATANGTVIQYKPGGTMTYTDVIPYKPEFEYTELIVTGKVFKGGKEKVGKFEDKEIAKGTIITPYLVNKDFKCIYAKDEFKRVTEQTAAAQINYLKGKHDVRPTEMKDKDIVDLGTWLTAAQSNPKINIKSINITGFASPEGEVAFNDNLSTDRANSGKTATMNVAKKAKNEKASGEIYNLAGRGEDFDGFKVQLAKNTAIKQEDKDLILRVLQMYADPNQRETEMRNLGKSFTELDKNIFPLLRRAEISVVYDLTGYSDDELKTISTSDPQKLTLEELLFTATLTEDVNEKLRLYREAEKKDPSDYRAANNVGVALYNQGKVAEAKSQFEKANGLKDNAISKNNLGAVAGVSGDRKKAADLFGQANGAGEEVNYNKGIIAIQNGKYADAVSSFGGKASFNKALAQLLNGDAAAAIKTINDSNDKESGQGYYLKAIASARQSNLTETVSNLKNAIGKDAAWKAKAAKDREFLKYAEDASMSFIK, from the coding sequence ATGAAAAAGCAAAGTATCAAAGGATTAGCTTTTATCGCTGTAACTGGTTCGCTTGTTTCAAGTTGTGATCTTTTAAAGGATCTGGATTACACAGTAACTCCAAGCCCTCTTGAGATGCACGCTGACAGTGTACGCGTAAAAGTTGACATTAAATTCCCAGAGAAAGGAATCAAGAAGAAGGCGTATGCTGAGATCACTCCGAAATTGGCAGGAACACCGTTGAAAACGGTAACTGTTCAGGGAGAGAAAGCAACAGCGAATGGTACAGTAATTCAGTACAAACCAGGTGGAACAATGACATACACAGATGTTATTCCTTACAAACCTGAGTTCGAGTACACTGAGTTAATCGTAACTGGTAAAGTATTCAAAGGAGGTAAAGAAAAAGTAGGAAAATTTGAGGATAAAGAAATCGCAAAAGGTACTATTATCACTCCTTACTTAGTGAATAAAGACTTCAAGTGCATTTACGCGAAGGATGAGTTTAAGCGTGTAACAGAGCAAACTGCTGCTGCACAAATCAACTACCTGAAAGGTAAGCACGACGTTCGTCCGACAGAAATGAAAGACAAGGATATCGTAGATTTGGGAACATGGTTGACAGCTGCTCAATCCAATCCGAAAATCAACATCAAATCTATCAACATTACTGGTTTTGCATCTCCTGAAGGGGAAGTAGCATTCAATGACAACTTGTCAACTGACCGTGCTAACTCCGGAAAGACTGCAACGATGAATGTAGCTAAGAAAGCTAAAAACGAGAAAGCTTCAGGTGAGATTTACAACCTGGCTGGACGTGGTGAGGATTTTGACGGGTTCAAAGTTCAGTTGGCTAAAAACACAGCTATCAAGCAGGAAGACAAAGATTTGATCTTACGCGTACTTCAAATGTATGCTGATCCGAATCAGCGTGAAACTGAAATGAGAAACTTAGGAAAATCATTTACAGAATTGGATAAAAACATCTTCCCGTTGTTGCGTCGTGCTGAGATCAGCGTAGTTTACGATCTGACTGGATATTCTGATGATGAATTGAAAACTATCTCTACTTCAGATCCTCAAAAACTGACTTTGGAAGAGTTGTTGTTCACAGCTACTTTGACTGAAGATGTAAACGAGAAATTGCGTTTATACCGTGAGGCTGAGAAAAAAGATCCATCTGATTACCGTGCTGCAAACAACGTTGGTGTTGCTTTGTACAACCAGGGGAAAGTTGCTGAAGCTAAATCTCAGTTCGAAAAAGCAAACGGTTTGAAAGACAATGCTATCTCTAAAAACAACTTAGGAGCTGTTGCAGGAGTAAGCGGAGATCGCAAGAAAGCTGCTGATCTATTCGGACAAGCTAACGGAGCTGGTGAAGAAGTAAACTACAACAAAGGAATCATTGCTATCCAAAACGGTAAGTATGCGGATGCAGTGAGCTCTTTCGGTGGAAAAGCTTCTTTCAACAAAGCATTGGCTCAATTGTTGAACGGTGATGCTGCTGCAGCTATCAAAACGATCAACGATTCTAACGATAAAGAGTCTGGTCAGGGATATTACCTGAAAGCAATCGCATCTGCTCGTCAAAGCAATTTGACAGAAACTGTTAGCAACCTGAAAAACGCTATCGGTAAAGATGCTGCATGGAAAGCAAAAGCTGCTAAGGACCGTGAGTTCTTAAAGTATGCTGAAGACGCTTCTATGTCTTTCATCAAGTAA
- the folK gene encoding 2-amino-4-hydroxy-6-hydroxymethyldihydropteridine diphosphokinase, translating to MVSPEKSNYGEFIYIGVGTNLGDRMAHIRQAIEELTLISIDIIRTSSVYETEAWGFESNNLFLNTVFECVSSLNPPDCLKALQLVEKKMGRKKSLNGEYESRIIDLDILLFKDQQIQLPELTIPHPYITERQFVIAPMQELTGSFFFHSLGSDFDELKTKFKNAKNPFVVYNPPLINQ from the coding sequence ATGGTAAGTCCGGAAAAAAGCAATTACGGGGAATTTATTTACATCGGAGTCGGCACCAATTTGGGCGACCGGATGGCTCATATCAGGCAGGCAATAGAAGAATTAACTTTAATTAGCATTGATATCATCAGGACCTCTTCTGTTTACGAGACAGAAGCATGGGGATTTGAATCGAATAACCTTTTCTTAAACACTGTTTTTGAATGTGTTAGCTCATTAAATCCACCAGATTGTTTAAAAGCACTTCAGCTTGTGGAAAAAAAAATGGGCCGGAAAAAGAGCCTGAACGGCGAATACGAATCCAGAATCATTGATTTGGACATTCTCTTGTTCAAAGATCAACAGATCCAACTCCCTGAGTTAACAATTCCACATCCGTATATCACTGAAAGACAGTTTGTAATCGCACCGATGCAAGAACTAACGGGTTCGTTTTTCTTTCATTCGCTTGGTTCCGATTTTGACGAACTAAAAACCAAATTCAAAAATGCAAAAAATCCATTCGTCGTCTATAATCCGCCACTTATCAATCAATAA
- the sppA gene encoding signal peptide peptidase SppA, translating to MSTSTVKVSFWRIFWPSLLASMILSVFGWIFWLIIFGSMLGEEPDAKDSTVLHMTLSGAIGERSSSTLNPSNFKMDKTNGLADILTGLEKAKEDKHVKGIYLELGNVQCGYATAMEIRDALKDFKKSGKFLVAYLNGEVITQKQYYISSVSDEVYGFSTSAMEFIGLGGELMFFKNTFDKLGIEMQVIRGSNNDFKSAVEPYFRTDMSDSSRLQTQRYMASIWSDVRSQIAADRKLTPAILNDIAENAKIQRVDDAVKFKLIDAVKYRDEVEEIILKKSGLKDLKDIMTFEEYASKGFKNKQLAFEDKTSKPNVAVIVAEGAITVDGDELTSDKVCKYFREVRNDDNIKVVVFRVNSPGGSALASEEIWREVSLTTKKKKVIVSMGDVAASGGYYISTPASTIFAEPTTITGSIGVFGVIPYTGGFMENKLGLTFDRVQTNKHSVLSTNRRLTPEELGLIQAEVDQIYMQFKKRVADGRGLTTNQVQTIARGRVWTGADALKIGLVDKLGGVNDALAFAIKEAKIKDAHVQYYPKVKEDPFEELIDQLSADDQEQLKIKQQAVPKVIDDLTKRLMKLESYTGIQMRMPYEIDLH from the coding sequence ATGTCAACGTCTACAGTTAAAGTTTCTTTTTGGCGGATTTTTTGGCCGTCATTACTGGCTTCCATGATCTTATCGGTTTTCGGATGGATTTTTTGGTTAATCATTTTCGGGTCTATGCTGGGTGAAGAACCTGATGCAAAAGATTCCACGGTTTTACACATGACTCTCAGCGGGGCAATCGGGGAAAGAAGTTCTTCCACATTGAACCCTTCCAATTTTAAAATGGATAAAACGAATGGTTTGGCTGATATCCTGACCGGTTTGGAAAAAGCAAAAGAGGATAAACATGTGAAAGGAATATACCTGGAACTGGGGAATGTACAATGCGGTTATGCAACAGCGATGGAAATTCGTGACGCGCTGAAGGATTTCAAAAAGTCCGGAAAATTCCTGGTGGCTTACCTGAACGGTGAAGTGATCACCCAAAAACAATACTACATCAGTTCGGTTTCCGATGAAGTGTATGGTTTCTCTACTTCGGCAATGGAATTCATCGGTTTGGGAGGAGAATTGATGTTCTTCAAAAACACTTTTGATAAACTGGGAATTGAAATGCAGGTAATCCGTGGTTCCAATAACGACTTTAAAAGTGCGGTGGAACCTTATTTCAGAACGGATATGAGTGATTCCAGCCGTTTGCAGACACAGCGTTACATGGCTTCTATCTGGAGTGATGTACGTTCACAGATTGCTGCCGATCGTAAATTGACACCGGCTATATTAAACGACATTGCCGAAAATGCAAAAATCCAGCGGGTAGATGATGCGGTGAAGTTCAAATTGATCGATGCCGTAAAATACCGCGATGAAGTAGAGGAGATTATCCTGAAAAAGTCAGGGTTGAAAGATTTGAAAGATATCATGACTTTCGAGGAATATGCTTCAAAAGGATTTAAGAACAAGCAATTGGCTTTCGAAGACAAGACTTCTAAGCCGAATGTAGCGGTGATTGTTGCAGAAGGAGCTATTACCGTAGATGGTGACGAATTGACTTCCGATAAAGTGTGTAAGTATTTCAGAGAAGTGCGCAACGACGATAACATCAAAGTAGTTGTTTTCCGGGTAAACAGCCCTGGAGGAAGTGCTTTGGCTTCCGAAGAAATCTGGAGAGAGGTTTCCCTGACAACAAAAAAGAAAAAAGTGATCGTTTCTATGGGAGATGTTGCGGCTTCGGGAGGTTACTACATCTCAACACCTGCTTCTACGATCTTTGCCGAACCGACAACCATTACGGGGTCAATCGGTGTGTTCGGAGTAATTCCTTATACAGGTGGCTTCATGGAAAATAAATTGGGGCTGACATTCGACCGTGTTCAAACGAATAAGCACAGTGTATTGTCTACCAACAGAAGATTGACTCCTGAAGAATTGGGATTGATCCAGGCGGAAGTGGACCAGATTTATATGCAATTTAAGAAACGCGTTGCTGACGGAAGAGGCTTGACGACAAATCAGGTACAGACCATTGCGCGCGGAAGAGTCTGGACAGGAGCTGATGCTTTGAAAATCGGATTGGTGGACAAGTTGGGCGGAGTAAACGATGCATTGGCTTTTGCAATCAAAGAAGCTAAAATCAAGGATGCGCACGTTCAGTATTATCCGAAAGTGAAAGAAGATCCGTTTGAAGAATTGATTGACCAATTATCTGCTGATGACCAGGAACAGTTGAAGATCAAGCAACAGGCGGTTCCGAAAGTGATTGACGATCTGACGAAGCGATTGATGAAACTGGAATCGTATACCGGAATTCAAATGAGAATGCCATACGAGATCGATTTGCATTAA
- the murB gene encoding UDP-N-acetylmuramate dehydrogenase — translation MIEHNISLKPYNTFGIDVKAKSFGRFGSLDELKDLLRNRDQETPLLILGGGSNILLTKDLPFFVLKNEISGIEVVEETDATVVVKVGSGVEWHSFVRYTVEKGWGGIENMSLIPGSVGASPMQNIGAYGAEIKDTFVSLEALHIDTLEVHTFNKEECQFGYRESVFKRALKDQYVIVSVSYRLSKNPVINTTYGAIQSEIETMGVSEVTVDTVSQAVMNIRRSKLPDPKMLGNAGSFFKNPVVSKEVFEQISVNYPDAPHYPQESGEEKLAAGWLIEKAGWKGKRIGDCGVHEKQALVLVNYGGATGSEIYELSGMIIEDIRSKFGVTLEREVNIL, via the coding sequence ATGATCGAACACAACATTTCTTTAAAACCTTACAACACCTTCGGAATTGATGTCAAGGCCAAGTCATTCGGACGTTTCGGGTCATTGGACGAACTGAAAGATTTACTTCGCAACAGGGATCAGGAAACACCATTGTTAATCCTTGGAGGCGGAAGCAATATCCTGCTTACGAAGGACCTTCCGTTTTTTGTGCTGAAGAATGAGATTTCGGGGATTGAGGTTGTGGAAGAAACGGATGCAACCGTGGTAGTGAAAGTTGGTTCGGGAGTGGAATGGCATTCCTTTGTTCGATATACGGTTGAGAAAGGTTGGGGAGGAATTGAGAATATGAGTTTGATTCCCGGAAGTGTCGGAGCAAGCCCTATGCAGAATATCGGAGCTTATGGCGCAGAGATCAAGGATACATTCGTTTCCCTGGAAGCACTTCACATTGATACGTTGGAAGTGCACACATTTAACAAGGAAGAATGCCAGTTCGGTTACCGGGAAAGTGTTTTCAAACGCGCTTTGAAAGATCAGTATGTGATTGTATCGGTTTCCTACCGGTTGTCGAAAAATCCGGTAATCAATACGACTTACGGAGCCATTCAATCTGAAATAGAAACCATGGGTGTGAGTGAAGTGACGGTCGATACGGTAAGTCAGGCCGTTATGAATATTCGCAGAAGCAAACTTCCGGACCCGAAAATGTTGGGAAATGCAGGAAGTTTCTTTAAAAATCCCGTTGTTTCAAAAGAAGTGTTCGAACAAATTTCAGTCAATTACCCGGACGCTCCCCATTATCCGCAGGAATCAGGAGAAGAAAAGCTGGCGGCGGGCTGGCTGATAGAAAAAGCCGGCTGGAAAGGAAAACGTATTGGAGATTGCGGTGTTCACGAAAAACAAGCTTTGGTCCTGGTGAATTACGGCGGCGCAACCGGAAGCGAAATTTATGAACTTTCGGGAATGATCATTGAAGACATCCGCTCCAAATTCGGCGTGACATTGGAGCGCGAAGTGAATATTTTGTAG
- a CDS encoding DEAD/DEAH box helicase yields the protein MLFSDYPISKEIKAQLEVLGFRRPTDIQFKAITPILNGEDVFGIAQTGTGKTAAFAIPIIHKLSSSKARSKSPRCIVMAPTRELAEQIKQAFESIAKGSDIRITAILGGLEQDKQIKELKRGTDVVVATPGRVFDLRSQGYLSLDSIQFLVLDEADRMLELGFAHDMKAIHKLSPQRNRQTLFFSATIDKKIKALAYDMVRDAIRIQVSPKDPVSKNIEHGYIKVEMDDKRFFLENIIKEYEELKYVVFVRTKVRCERVVAAMERVGIHSEALHGNVEQKERFKVLERFRSGENKVLITTDVSARGIDIQGVDYVINYDLPEQAEQYVHRIGRTGRGENKGQALSFCSKEEEKMLEEIQLYLGYDIEEIVISKGDYSAILKDTEDTTYDWKKLLDEANEEDGTKDTW from the coding sequence ATGTTATTTTCGGATTATCCCATCTCCAAAGAAATTAAAGCGCAACTGGAAGTGCTGGGTTTTAGAAGACCTACCGACATCCAGTTCAAAGCGATCACTCCTATCCTGAACGGAGAGGATGTATTTGGTATTGCGCAAACGGGAACCGGGAAAACGGCAGCTTTTGCCATTCCGATCATTCACAAACTGAGTAGTTCGAAAGCCCGGTCAAAAAGCCCGAGATGTATTGTTATGGCACCCACTCGTGAATTGGCCGAACAGATCAAACAGGCATTTGAAAGCATTGCGAAAGGTTCGGATATCCGGATCACGGCAATTCTCGGAGGATTGGAACAAGACAAGCAAATTAAAGAACTGAAACGCGGAACGGATGTAGTTGTCGCAACTCCCGGGCGTGTATTTGATTTACGCTCCCAGGGATACCTTTCACTGGATTCCATTCAGTTTTTAGTCTTGGATGAAGCAGACCGTATGCTGGAACTCGGCTTCGCACACGATATGAAGGCGATTCACAAACTTTCTCCTCAAAGAAACCGGCAAACTTTATTTTTCTCGGCAACCATCGATAAAAAAATCAAGGCTTTGGCTTACGACATGGTGAGAGATGCCATCCGCATCCAGGTTTCACCGAAAGACCCGGTTTCAAAAAATATTGAGCACGGTTACATCAAGGTTGAAATGGACGACAAACGCTTCTTCCTGGAAAATATCATCAAAGAATACGAAGAACTGAAATACGTAGTTTTTGTCCGTACAAAAGTGCGTTGTGAACGCGTAGTAGCAGCCATGGAACGTGTGGGCATTCATAGCGAAGCCTTACATGGGAACGTGGAACAAAAAGAACGGTTCAAAGTATTGGAACGATTCCGGTCAGGAGAAAACAAAGTATTGATTACTACAGACGTTTCTGCACGCGGAATTGATATCCAGGGAGTTGATTACGTAATTAATTACGATTTACCCGAACAAGCCGAACAATATGTGCACCGGATCGGGCGAACCGGGCGTGGAGAAAACAAAGGCCAGGCACTTTCTTTTTGCAGCAAGGAAGAAGAAAAAATGCTGGAAGAAATTCAATTGTATCTGGGATACGATATCGAAGAAATTGTGATCAGCAAAGGTGATTATTCTGCGATCCTGAAAGATACAGAGGATACTACCTACGACTGGAAGAAATTGCTGGACGAAGCGAACGAAGAAGACGGAACGAAAGATACGTGGTAA
- a CDS encoding FMN-binding negative transcriptional regulator: MYIPKDFELKDQELVLKFLETHPFGSLAVNSPDGFPAIVHIPFTCEFDSNTKYLEFHVAKANSIVSAISHMKKGKMIVLGVHGYVSSSVYTHVNVPTYNYEAVHVSGKIEELSDTELKNHLTRLVDAFESGRENKVSMDQWPADLIDAYMKEITGFRLEIEHLEAGFKLSQNRNETDFNRILTDLNNRTPNDQQLATAMKHAKCPIQ, encoded by the coding sequence ATGTATATCCCGAAGGACTTTGAGCTGAAAGATCAGGAGCTGGTGCTGAAATTTTTGGAAACGCACCCGTTCGGATCTTTGGCTGTTAATAGCCCGGATGGATTTCCGGCGATTGTTCACATTCCTTTTACGTGTGAATTCGACAGCAACACAAAGTATCTGGAATTCCATGTGGCAAAGGCAAATTCCATTGTTTCCGCTATTTCACACATGAAAAAAGGGAAAATGATAGTTTTGGGAGTCCACGGATATGTTTCTTCCTCTGTTTATACCCATGTCAATGTTCCGACTTACAATTACGAAGCAGTGCATGTTTCGGGTAAAATCGAAGAGTTGTCAGATACGGAATTGAAGAATCACCTTACCAGGCTGGTAGATGCTTTCGAAAGCGGCCGGGAAAACAAAGTGAGTATGGATCAATGGCCGGCGGACCTGATTGATGCTTATATGAAGGAAATTACCGGGTTCCGGCTGGAGATCGAACACCTGGAAGCCGGATTTAAGTTGTCCCAAAACAGGAATGAAACCGATTTTAACCGGATTCTGACAGATTTGAATAATCGTACTCCGAACGACCAGCAACTTGCTACCGCCATGAAACACGCAAAATGTCCCATCCAATGA
- a CDS encoding ABC transporter substrate-binding protein, translated as MKNTLLIASCILFLFSCTTRQKETDDFQVKGFRYARLVSIEQKPGYKELIIKNPKTLEVESRYVLFPRNSKMKRPANAKIIEVPVQNMAALSTSFIGMLHAIGNIDVIKATTEKQYIYNKQLVKAIDAGKVLTAGYETGLTPEAVLKAKIPLIVFSGFGQPFPNEDKFAQLGVVCMANYDWEEKHPLGKAEWIKVFGALVCKDKEADDYFNEVVRSYHELRKQITSAAETERDQLTVMCGGMAGDVWYAPAGKSFMAGIMKDANMNYRYKNTEGTASISLSLEQVFNDDQSCDVWINAEASSLKKLFELNPKFQYFHTVKEGKVFGYMHNPNYYWEYSQVNPHWLLEDFMRINQNKTQGNLHFYKQLK; from the coding sequence ATGAAAAACACCTTACTGATTGCATCATGCATTCTTTTCCTGTTTTCCTGTACAACCAGGCAGAAAGAAACCGACGATTTCCAGGTAAAAGGATTCCGGTACGCGCGTTTGGTTTCCATCGAACAGAAACCGGGATACAAGGAACTGATCATTAAAAATCCGAAGACCCTGGAAGTTGAAAGCCGGTATGTGCTCTTCCCGCGTAATTCCAAAATGAAGCGCCCTGCAAATGCCAAAATTATCGAAGTGCCGGTACAAAATATGGCAGCGCTTTCTACCTCTTTCATTGGTATGCTACATGCAATCGGGAACATTGACGTCATTAAGGCGACCACTGAGAAACAATACATTTATAATAAACAGCTGGTAAAGGCGATTGATGCCGGAAAAGTGCTCACGGCAGGTTATGAAACCGGTTTGACACCGGAAGCGGTTTTGAAAGCAAAAATTCCGCTGATTGTATTCAGTGGTTTCGGACAACCCTTCCCGAATGAAGATAAATTCGCTCAACTGGGAGTGGTTTGCATGGCCAATTACGATTGGGAGGAAAAACACCCGCTTGGGAAAGCCGAGTGGATCAAAGTTTTTGGCGCCTTGGTTTGCAAAGACAAGGAGGCTGACGATTATTTCAATGAAGTTGTCAGATCCTATCACGAATTAAGAAAACAGATCACTTCGGCAGCAGAGACAGAGAGAGATCAACTTACGGTGATGTGCGGCGGAATGGCCGGTGATGTGTGGTACGCACCCGCCGGAAAATCGTTTATGGCCGGAATCATGAAAGATGCAAACATGAATTACCGCTACAAAAACACCGAAGGTACAGCAAGTATTTCACTGAGTTTGGAGCAGGTTTTCAATGATGATCAATCCTGTGATGTGTGGATCAATGCCGAAGCGTCCAGCTTGAAAAAGTTGTTCGAATTGAACCCGAAATTCCAGTATTTCCATACGGTAAAAGAAGGAAAAGTCTTCGGATACATGCATAATCCGAATTATTACTGGGAATACAGCCAGGTGAATCCGCATTGGTTGCTGGAAGATTTTATGCGTATTAACCAAAACAAGACGCAAGGTAACTTGCATTTTTACAAGCAGCTGAAATAG
- a CDS encoding iron ABC transporter permease: MWKKHLISFILFVVITVITIGFPHGNDPWFSFLNTSDDQAWQLFVIYRIPEVFIAIIAGFALSIAGLLLQTTLNNPLAGPSILGLTAGSHLMVALTIMGSSILGLEILDIGITVSATIGALIFGLLILVIAARIRSMVSLLLVGMMLGTFVSAITNIILMKADANSVKAFSIWGMGSLQQVSIEQIPLISLLFLIGIGLAFLLTKPLNALILGEKPAAILGVKVKQTRWKIIFVVSLLAGLVTAFCGPIGFVGLIVPNLVRMFYKTARHGHLLLASGLIGASVMVLCVLLIRMFEPIMVLPVNSLTSLLGAPIVLFLLLKNIRNA, from the coding sequence ATGTGGAAGAAACACCTGATTTCATTCATCCTGTTTGTGGTAATCACCGTGATTACGATTGGTTTTCCGCATGGAAATGATCCCTGGTTTTCCTTCCTGAATACTTCCGACGACCAGGCCTGGCAATTGTTTGTGATTTACCGCATTCCGGAAGTGTTTATAGCGATTATTGCCGGATTTGCTTTGTCCATTGCCGGATTGCTTTTACAAACTACCTTGAATAATCCGCTTGCCGGACCTTCTATTTTGGGACTTACGGCGGGTTCGCACTTAATGGTTGCTCTCACCATTATGGGAAGTTCCATTCTGGGGCTGGAAATCCTGGATATTGGAATTACAGTTTCAGCAACTATCGGTGCGCTGATTTTCGGGTTATTGATCCTGGTTATTGCGGCTCGTATTCGTTCGATGGTTTCTTTATTGTTGGTGGGAATGATGCTTGGAACCTTTGTTTCTGCTATTACGAACATTATTTTGATGAAGGCGGATGCAAACAGTGTTAAAGCCTTTTCGATTTGGGGAATGGGGTCGTTGCAGCAGGTCAGTATCGAACAAATTCCTTTGATCAGTTTGTTGTTTCTCATCGGGATCGGATTGGCGTTTTTATTGACCAAACCTCTGAATGCATTGATCCTGGGTGAAAAACCTGCAGCTATTTTGGGAGTCAAAGTGAAACAGACACGCTGGAAAATCATTTTTGTCGTTTCACTGCTGGCCGGACTGGTAACAGCTTTTTGCGGACCGATCGGCTTTGTGGGATTGATTGTTCCGAATCTGGTACGGATGTTCTACAAAACTGCCCGTCACGGTCATTTATTGCTGGCTTCCGGGTTGATCGGAGCAAGTGTGATGGTGCTTTGCGTTTTGCTGATCCGCATGTTTGAACCCATTATGGTTCTTCCGGTCAACAGCTTGACTTCCTTACTCGGAGCGCCGATCGTGTTATTCCTCTTACTTAAAAACATTCGCAATGCTTAA
- a CDS encoding ABC transporter ATP-binding protein — protein sequence MLKFENCRIGHDHLLYEIPLLELKRSEFVALIGANGSGKSTLMDSLIQGKFSQGKVSVEGRNWNDLKLTERAHQITLVDNHFLGFDYLKVNEYLELGRHSYTNFTGRLSAEDRSIVQKYVETLHLEKVLDQSTSTLSDGERQRVGIAKALIQETPIILLDEPTAFLDYPTKKEVMSLLGRIATESNRLVIIASHDIDFCIEYCSRILIIEKESKMLESHQQILHDELVRRAFGISS from the coding sequence ATGCTTAAGTTCGAAAACTGCAGAATAGGACACGATCATCTCTTGTATGAAATTCCCCTGCTGGAATTGAAGCGCAGTGAATTTGTGGCATTGATAGGTGCGAACGGTTCCGGTAAATCGACCCTGATGGATTCGCTCATCCAGGGGAAATTTTCCCAGGGGAAAGTTAGCGTTGAAGGACGGAATTGGAACGATTTGAAACTCACGGAGCGTGCACACCAGATTACGTTGGTTGATAATCATTTTTTAGGCTTCGATTACCTGAAAGTGAATGAGTATTTGGAATTAGGTCGACATTCCTACACGAATTTCACCGGGCGTTTGTCTGCCGAAGACCGTTCTATTGTCCAAAAATACGTAGAAACGCTTCATTTGGAAAAGGTACTGGACCAATCGACTTCGACCTTGAGTGACGGCGAACGTCAGCGTGTTGGAATTGCCAAAGCACTGATCCAGGAAACACCGATTATCCTGTTGGACGAACCGACCGCTTTTTTGGACTACCCAACCAAAAAGGAAGTAATGTCTTTGCTTGGGAGAATTGCCACAGAAAGTAACCGGCTCGTGATTATTGCGTCGCACGACATTGACTTTTGCATCGAATACTGCTCGCGGATATTGATCATTGAAAAGGAATCCAAAATGCTGGAATCCCATCAGCAGATCCTGCATGACGAGTTGGTAAGAAGAGCTTTCGGGATATCTTCCTGA